Proteins from one Deinococcus apachensis DSM 19763 genomic window:
- a CDS encoding PRC-barrel domain-containing protein, whose protein sequence is MIKAKELLGRPIIAIDSGEKIETTRDVVFDHQANEVMGLLVDEGGWFRAAKVVPFGAIRSIGEDAIMVDSAESVTSTREDGRLAEVLESNVSLSGMTLLTTDGQNLGKIADVFFDEHTGRVEGYEATGGIFSDLSSGRTFVPAPEHVQIGHDAAIVPISVAAAMQEQEPGGLKGALSSAGESLSSAYQTAAENVKQTYGNIAEASKERQKEFLVGKTAGSDLTLDDGTVLVRQGETITAEQTERADQAGKLTALLTSVTGGALSETYGNVKDRVQSGVDSIRSASAEQQKQFVVGKTASNDVTANLADGVQEVIVHRGSVITEFQAERAQEAGVLPALVTAAGGGAIQEGVQGLRERLQPAQSTQPAPLTVESTIGRRVRTDVRAPTGGLVAAQGQIVTPAIAERARQLGLEGALIAATVGGASPTAGAGAALSGGVASVSEGASNLLERAKAWLGDKRDEAGQALEERQEQMEEKRIRDALGRPVTRVILAPDDTIILNVGEIITHKAVDAARAGDVLDILLDSVSKEEVTIDPLSVRPHETGSAALEGQGDLSPGAEQAPSGRIITDPNNPTRQG, encoded by the coding sequence ATGATCAAAGCCAAGGAATTGCTGGGCCGCCCCATCATCGCCATCGACAGCGGGGAGAAGATAGAGACGACGCGCGACGTGGTATTCGACCACCAGGCCAACGAGGTGATGGGCCTGCTCGTGGACGAGGGGGGCTGGTTCCGCGCGGCCAAGGTCGTGCCCTTCGGGGCGATCCGGTCCATCGGTGAGGACGCCATCATGGTGGACAGCGCCGAGTCCGTAACCTCCACCCGTGAGGACGGGCGGCTGGCCGAGGTGCTGGAATCGAACGTCAGCCTGAGCGGGATGACCCTGCTCACGACCGACGGTCAGAACCTGGGCAAGATTGCCGACGTGTTCTTCGACGAGCACACTGGCCGCGTGGAGGGCTACGAGGCGACCGGCGGGATTTTCAGCGACCTCTCCAGCGGCCGGACCTTCGTGCCCGCGCCCGAGCACGTGCAGATCGGCCACGACGCGGCCATCGTGCCCATCTCGGTGGCGGCGGCGATGCAGGAGCAGGAGCCGGGCGGCCTGAAGGGGGCCCTGAGCAGCGCGGGCGAGAGCCTCAGCAGCGCGTACCAGACCGCCGCCGAGAACGTCAAGCAGACCTACGGCAACATCGCGGAGGCCAGCAAGGAGCGCCAGAAGGAATTCCTCGTCGGCAAGACGGCAGGGAGCGACCTGACCCTCGACGACGGCACCGTCCTTGTCCGCCAGGGCGAGACCATCACCGCCGAGCAGACCGAGCGGGCCGACCAGGCAGGCAAGCTCACGGCCCTGCTGACGAGCGTGACGGGTGGGGCGCTGTCCGAGACCTACGGCAACGTCAAGGACCGGGTGCAGAGCGGCGTGGACAGTATCCGCAGCGCGAGCGCCGAGCAACAGAAACAGTTCGTGGTGGGTAAGACCGCCTCGAACGACGTGACCGCCAACCTCGCGGACGGCGTGCAGGAGGTCATCGTCCACCGGGGAAGCGTGATCACCGAGTTCCAGGCCGAGCGCGCCCAGGAGGCCGGGGTGCTGCCCGCCCTGGTTACCGCGGCAGGTGGCGGAGCGATTCAGGAGGGAGTGCAGGGCCTGCGCGAGCGCCTTCAGCCCGCCCAGTCGACGCAACCCGCTCCCCTGACCGTGGAATCCACCATCGGCCGCCGGGTGCGGACGGATGTGCGTGCGCCCACGGGCGGTCTGGTCGCCGCCCAGGGCCAGATCGTCACCCCGGCCATCGCCGAGCGGGCGCGGCAACTGGGCCTGGAGGGGGCGCTGATCGCCGCCACCGTGGGCGGGGCTTCCCCCACGGCGGGCGCGGGTGCGGCCCTCTCCGGCGGCGTCGCCAGCGTCAGCGAAGGGGCGAGCAACCTGCTGGAGCGCGCCAAGGCCTGGCTGGGCGACAAGCGCGACGAGGCCGGGCAGGCCCTGGAGGAGCGCCAGGAGCAGATGGAGGAAAAGCGTATCCGTGACGCGCTGGGCCGCCCCGTCACCCGCGTGATCCTCGCGCCCGACGACACCATCATCCTGAACGTCGGCGAGATCATCACCCACAAGGCCGTCGATGCCGCCCGCGCGGGCGACGTGCTCGACATCCTGCTTGACAGCGTGAGCAAGGAGGAGGTCACCATCGATCCCCTCTCCGTCCGCCCGCACGAGACCGGGAGCGCGGCGCTGGAGGGGCAGGGGGACCTCAGCCCCGGGGCCGAGCAGGCGCCTTCCGGCCGAATCATCACCGATCCCAACAACCCCACCCGGCAGGGCTGA